The following DNA comes from Blattabacterium cuenoti.
TAAAATTTTTTCAAATCCAGTTTCTTTTTCTATCATTTTAGATATTTCGTTTATATGAATTCTTTTTTGTTGCATAGTATCTCTGTCTCTCATAGTTACGGTATATGTTTTTGTAGTTTCGTAGTCTACAGTAAAACATAAAGGAGTTCCTATAGAATCTTGTCTTCGATATAATCGACCGATAGATTCTTTATGATCATAGATTAACTTGTGATAAATTTTTATGTCATTAAATATATTTTTTGCTACTTCTGGCAATCCATCTTTTCTAACTAATGGAAAAATTGCTGCTTTTATAGGGGATAAATAATAAGGAAGTTTTAATAATACACGTATTTTTCCATTTTCTAATTTTTCTTCTTTTAAAGAAGAAGAAAATATAGCTAAAAAAAGACGGTCTAAACCTAAAGAAGTTTCTATGACATAAGGAGTATAATTTTTTTCTGATTCAAAAACTCTTAGTTTTTTTTTGGAAAACAATTCATGATTTTTTAAATCAAAATCTCTACGAGAATGGATCCCTTCTATTTCTTGAAATCCAAAAGGAAAATGATATTCTATATCTGTACCAGCACTAGCATAGTGTGCTAAATGAGTATGATTACATAATCTATAATCTTTTTTATTTTCAACATTTAATATTAAATGCCATTTAAATCGTAATTTTTTCCAATATTCATACCATTTCATTTCTTCTTCTGGTGCAATAAAAAATTGCATTTCCATTTGTTCAAACTCTCGAAGTCTAAATATAAATTTTCTTGCAATAATTTCATTTCTAAATGATTTTCCTATTTGAGCTATTCCAAATGGAATTTTCATTCTATTAGATTTTCTTATATTTTTAAAATTAGAAAATATACCTTGAGATGTTTCTGGTCTAAGAAATAAATCTTTTGTATGTTTTATTTTAAACATCATATTAAAAAAACGTATTTTTGTCCAATTTTTTGTTTTATAAATAGGATCAAAAATATTCAGCTCATCGATTAAAGTTCTAATATCTAATAAATCCTTTTTTTTTAAAGATTTATATAATCTAGATAAGATTTCTTCTTTTTTTTTT
Coding sequences within:
- a CDS encoding glycine--tRNA ligase → MKKTSNFFDFLVSHAKICGFIFPSSEIYGGLKAVYDYGPYGVELKNNIKNFWWKSMTQLHDNILGIDSSILMHSDVWKASGHIDEFNELLIDNKDSKKRYRPDVLIKKHIEKNLSKNTKKKEEILSRLYKSLKKKDLLDIRTLIDELNIFDPIYKTKNWTKIRFFNMMFKIKHTKDLFLRPETSQGIFSNFKNIRKSNRMKIPFGIAQIGKSFRNEIIARKFIFRLREFEQMEMQFFIAPEEEMKWYEYWKKLRFKWHLILNVENKKDYRLCNHTHLAHYASAGTDIEYHFPFGFQEIEGIHSRRDFDLKNHELFSKKKLRVFESEKNYTPYVIETSLGLDRLFLAIFSSSLKEEKLENGKIRVLLKLPYYLSPIKAAIFPLVRKDGLPEVAKNIFNDIKIYHKLIYDHKESIGRLYRRQDSIGTPLCFTVDYETTKTYTVTMRDRDTMQQKRIHINEISKMIEKETGFEKILKKLSY